A segment of the Streptomyces sp. XD-27 genome:
CGCGGTAGCCAGCGCGCTCGTCGCACCCGCCGTACCCACCGCACCCACGGCGCCCGACACCGCCGTCCTGGGCCGCCACTGGCCGCCCTTCGCCCCGGCGTCCATCGCCTCGTTGGCGAGTCGGTCCGCGTGCTTGTTCTTCTCGCGCGGGATCCACTCGTACGTCACCTGGCCGGCCGGGAAGACGGTCTTCGCCTCCGCCGCCAGCGGCTGCATCGCCGGGTGCTTGATCTTCCAGCGGCCCGACATCTGCTCCACGACGAGCTTGGAGTCCATCCGGACCCGCACCCGCGCCTCGGGGTCCAGGGCGTGGGCGGCGCGCAGCCCCGCGATCAGACCGCGGTACTCGGCGACGTTGTTGGTGGCCGTGCCGATGTACTCGGCGGCCTCGGCGAGCGGCTCGCCCGTCGCCGGGTCCAGGACGACGGCTCCGTAGCCCGCGGGCCCCGGGTTGCCCCGGGACCCGCCGTCCGCCTCGACGACGAACTCCCGCATCACAGCCCCGATTCGGGCGTGCGGACCAGGATGCGGCGGCAGTTCTCGCAGCGCACCACGGCGTCCGGGGCGGCGGCCCGCACCTCGTTGACCTCGGTGATGTTCAGCTCCAGGCGGCAGCCCTCGCAGCGGCGCTGGTAGAGCCGGGCCGCGCCGACGCCGCCCTGCTGCGCGCGCAGCTTGTCGTAGAGCTTCAGCAGGTCGTCCGGGATGGTGCCGGCGATGACCTCGCGCTCCTTGGTGACGGTCGCGGTCTCGGCGTCGATCTCCTCGGCGGCGGCGTCCCGCCGGGCCGTGGCGTCGTCGGCCTTCGCCTGGACGGACTCGACCCGGCCGGTCAGCTCGGCGACCCGCTCCTGGACGGACTCGCGGCGTTCCATGACCTCCAGGACGATGTCCTCCAGGTCGCCCTGGCGCTTGGCGAGCGAGGCGATCTCGTGCTGGAGGTTCTCCAGGTCCTTGGGCGAGGTGACGGTGCCGGAGTCGAGGCGCTTCTGGTCGCGGGCGGCCCGCTGGCGGACCTGGTCCACGTCCTGCTCCGCCTTGGTCTGCTCGCGGGCGGTGTCGCTCTCCTCGGTCTGCGCGGCGACCAGCAGGTCGCGCAGCTGCGTCAGATCGGCGTTCAGGCTCTCGATCTCGGCGTGCTCGGGCAGGGTCCGGCGCTTGTGCGCGAGCTGGGAGAGCCGGACGTCCAGGGCCTGGACGTCGAGGAGGCGGATCTGGTCGGCGGGCGCGGCGTTCAGTGTGGGGCTCCTGGTGTGTGGGTGGGGACAGAGGGCACCGCCTGAGCAGTGCGGCCGGTCCAGGGGTCGGTGACCGTACGGGAGACATGGGTACGCAGGCCCCAGCCGTGCCGGTCGGAGATCTCGTCGAGCTGGGCGGCCGCCTGCTCGGTCCAGGGCCACTCGGTGGCCCAGTGGGCGGCGTCCACCAGCCCGAGCGGGCTGTGCTGGCTGGCCTCGGAGGCGGGGTGGTGGCGCAGGTCGGCGGTGAGATAGGCGTCGACGCCCGCCGCGCGCACCTCGTCGAAGAGGCTGTCGCCAGAGCCGCCGCAGACGGCGACCGTGCGGACCTGGCGGTCCGGGTCGCCGGCGAAGCGGATGCCCTGCGCGGTGGCGGGCAGCCGCTCGGCGGCCCGCTGGGCGAACTCGGCGAGGGTCTGCGGGACTTCGAGCTCGCAGATACGGCCGAGGCCGCGGCGGCCCGCCGGGTCGCCCGGGTCGGGGACGAGGGGGCCGGTGATCCGCAGGTCGAGCGCGCCGGCGAGGGCGTCGGAGACGCCGGGGTCGGCGCGGTCGGCGTTGGTGTGCGCGACGTGCAGGGCGATGTCGTGCTTGATCAGGGTGTGGACGACACGGCCCTTGAAGGTGTCGGCCGCCACGGTGGTCGTACCGCGCAGATACAGCGGGTGGTGGGTGATCAGCAGGTCGGCGCCGAGCCGGATCGCCTCGTCGGCGACCTCCTGCACCGGGTCGACCGCGAAGAGCACCCGGCCGACCTGGGCCTGCGGGTCGCCGCAGACGGTGCCGACGGCGTCCCACTGCTCCGCCCGCTCGGGGGCCAGAGAGTGTCGAGCGCGGCGAGGACGTCGATGAGTGCGGGCACGGGTCAGAGGTTACCTCCCGGGCACGTCCGCGCGCCGCCCGCGCCTGCGGCCCCGCGACCAGGGCGGCCCCGCGGCCACGGCGGCGCCACGACCACGAAGGCCCCCACGACACGACGGCGCCACGACCACGACGGCCCCCGCGACGCGGCGACCACGACGGCCCGCCACCACGAGGGCCCCGCGATCACGGCGGACCGCGCGACCACGGACCGGCACGGGGCTCGTGTCCGCTCACCGTCGGTGACCGCCGCCCGGGGCGGCGCCCCGGAGGCGCCCCGGAGTGACCGGAGTGAAACGGGACCGCCGGGGCAGGCTTACTGTCCGCTCAGCGTATTGCGCACTCCCAGGCGCCCCCTGACCCCGCCCGAGCGCCTGTGACCACGGGTTTCGCCCGCAGCACACACACCGCCGCCGCTTCAGGCGAATCGGGCGGCGGCCACCCTTATGTGTGAACGCCCGCAACTTGCCTGGTTCGCCTGGAAGTGCGAAAACTACGTTCTGCAGCCGGAGGTGACGTTCACCATGACGGCCTGTGCCATCGAGACCGCCCCGGACAGCAGCAGCGGCGACGCCACGCGGACGCCGCGCACGGGGCTCACGATCACGGCGGACGGTTCGTACGCCGCCCGGCTGGCGCTCTGCGGCGCCACCGGCAACTGGTACCCGGAGCGCTGGACGCTGGGCGGCCCGGAGCCCTACGCGGTGCCGCTGCCCGGTACGCAGCCCGAGGAGCCCGACAGCGAGGTGCAGCCGCTCGCGGACGGGCGGGTGCTCATCCGCCGCCGGGTCGCGGACCGCCACACGTTCTCGCTGCTCTACCCCACCGGCCCGGACACCGGCGAGCGGCCGCTGGGTGCCGTCGACTGCCCGGAGGTGTCGCTGCTGCCGCCCGCGCCGTGCGGCAGCGTGGCGTTCGCGCTCGGGCACGGCCCGGAGACGACCTCGCTGTGGCTGGTGCACGACGGCGGCGAGCCGCGGCGGGTGGCCGAGATCCCCGGGCGCTGTACGGGCGGGTCCTGGCTGGACCGTACCGGCGGGCTGCTCGCCCTGGACCGGGAGCTCGACGGCCGCACGAAGACCGTCGCCGTCGATCTGCGGCGCGGCGGCCGGACCACCCCGCTGCTGCAGATCACAGAGAGCAGCGAGGACCGTCTGCTGCTGGCCGACCCGGACAGCGGTCTGCTGCTCGTACGGTCCGACGCGCCCGGCGACGAGCGGCTGGGGTGGGGCGTGCTGGGCAGCACGCTCCCGGTGCGGTTCCCGGAGTGCCTGCGGCTGGCCGACGCGGCGGCGACGCCCTTCGCCGTGCAGCCGGGCCAGGTACTGACGCCCGAGCGGTGCGCGGTCGCCTTTCGCGTCGACGGCGCCGACGGGTCGTGGATCGGGCTGTGGCGCCCCGCCGAACGGCAGTTACGACGGCTCGCGCCACCGGCCGGGTGGCTGGCGGGCGCGGGGCTGTGGACCCGCGAGGGCGAACTGCTGCTGCCGTACGCGACGGAGGCCGTGCCGTGCGGCCTGGCCCGCGCCCGCCGCCAGACTCCGGCCCGTACGGCCGGGCAGGCTCCGGCCCGTACGGCCCGGCGGACTCTGGTACGGGCGGACCGGCAGACGTCCCTGCGGATGGACCAGCAGCCGTCGCTGCGGATGGACCGGCAGGCCGCGGTGCGGATGGACGGGCAGGCCGCGGTGCGTGCGGAGCCGCACACCGCGGCGCGTACGGAGCGGCAGGCCCCGCTGCGGACCGCCCTGCACGCCGCGGTGGGTGACGACCGGCAGGCTCCGCCGCGTACGGAACCGCACACCGCGGCGCAGCCGGGCACGGAGGCGACGCCGAGCGGTCCGGCGCGGCCAAGCGGCGTGGCGGGGAGGGCCGTTGGGGCGCAGCGGCCGGGCGGTTGGGAGGCCGTCGCCCCGTTCGCCGCCGCGGCAGGGGCCGTTCCCCTGGCTGTGCCGGACGCCGGAGCGGGCGCGGGACACGGACGGCCGGCGGGGGCCGAACACGGGCAGTCGGCCGATACGGCCCATGACCAACCGGCCGATGCGGGCCACGCGCAGCCGGCGGATACCGGGCACGGGCAGCCGACCGCCGCGGAGCCGACCGGCACGGCCCGGCCGGTGCCGCTCCAGCAAGCCCCCATGGCGCAGGCCGCGCAGGCCCGTTAGTCCGGCGCCGCCCCCCGGAGCGCGCCCTGGACTCGCTTCGCGATCACTGGCGTGGATACACTCCTGCGGGGGGCTGTGCGGCCATACGTTCTGTTCGCCATCGATGCGGTTGCCGTACCGGTGTTGTCACAGGACTTTCCGATGGCGCATGGACATGGGTCGTGGTGGGCCTCCCGTACCCAGCAGGACCGATGTGACGGAGTGACTTCCCATGTCCGAAGCCCAGGCCGACACCACCGCGACGCGCTCGCAGCAGACGGCGGCGCCGATGCCCGCGGGAGCGGGGCGGCACCGTGGTCTTCAGGCCGCGTCCGAGGACACACAGGCGCCCGTTCTCGGCAGGCACCGGCGGCCCGCCCAGACGCCGACCTCCTGAGGCCGGTCCCCCGGGGCCCGGCGGAAGGTGCTCAGCCGCGCGCCAGGCCCAGCACGTCGACCGCGGCGAACGACTCGCCCGGCGGCCGCGCGTCGTAGTACGGGGTGAGCAGCTCGTCCAGCTCCGCCACGGTGAACACGTCCTTGGCCGTGTCGAACTTGGCCGCCACCTTGGGCCGTTCCAGCACGGCGACCATTCCGCCGTGGACCACGAACAGCTGACCGCTGACCTTCGCGGCCGCGGGCGAGGCGAGGTAGCCGACGAGCGGGGCGACGTGTTCGGGCGCGAGCGGGTCCGGCCCGGCCGCCTCCCCCGGATCCCCCGCCCGGCCCGTCGGCACGGCCGCGAAGACGTCCTCGGTCATCCGGGTGCGGGCGCGCGGGCAGATGGCGTTCGCCGTCACGCCGTAGCGGGCGAGCGCGGCGGCCGTGGAGGTGGTGAGGCCCACGATGCCGCCCTTGGCCGCCGCGTAGTTGGGCTGTCCCGGTGATCCGGCCAGGAACGCCTCGGAGGCGGTGTTCACGATCCGGCCGTGGACCGGGCCGCCCGCCGCCTTGGCGCGCTGCCGCCAGTGGGCGGCGGCGAAGCGGGTGGTGTTGAAGTGGCCCTTGAGATGGACGCGGATGACGGAGTCCCACTCCTCCTCCGACATCGAGAAGACCATCCGGTCGCGGAGGATGCCCGCGTTGTTGACCAGGATGTCGAGCGCGCCGTAGGTGTCGACGGCCAGCTCCACCAGCGCGCGGGCCTGCGCGAAGTCGGCCACGTCGCCCGCGTGGGCCAGTGCGCTGCCGCCCGCCGCGCGGATCTCGGCCGCGACCTGCTCGGCGGGGGCCGGCGACGCCGCCCCGGAGCCGTCGCGCCCGGGCACGCCGTGGTCGTTGACGACGACGTGGGCGCCCAGCCGGGCCAGTTCGAGGGCTTCGGCGCGGCCGAGGCCGCGTCCGGCACCGGTGACGATCGCGGTCCTGCCCTGTAATACGGGTGACACGGCCTCCCCGGACACGGCCCCGGACACGGCCCCGGATACGGCCTCCCCTGACACGGCCCTCCCTTGCGACCCGCTCTCTCCCCGCACCAGAGCCTCCTCAGATCTCGATGCAGGTGCGCAGCGCCGCGCCCGTCCGCATCTGGTCGATCGCGTCGTTGACCTCGCCCAGCCGCACCCGGTGGGTGATCAGCCCGCGCAGGTCGATCCGGCCCGCGCGCCACAGCGCGATGGCCCGCTCGTAGCTGCGCAGCACGTTCCCGCCGCCGTACAGCGACGGCAGGATGCGCTTCTCGTCGAAGAACAGCTCGAACATGCTGATCCGGAGGAAGTCGTCCAGCGCCCCCGCCCCGACGACGCACAGGGTGCCGCCGCGCCGGGTGGCGTCGTAGGCGGTGCGGGCGGTGGCGGAGGTGCCGACGACCTCGAAGACGTAGTCGAAGCCCTCGCCCGCGGTGACCCGGTTGCGGGCGTCGGCCAGCGCGTCGGGGGCGACCGCCTCGGTGGCGCCGAAGCGCAGGGCCGCCTCGCGCCGGGACTCGACGGGGTCGACGGCGACGATCTGCGCGGCGCCCGCGGCCCTGGCCCCCTGGATGGTGCTGATGCCCACGCCGCCGCAGCCGATGACCGCGACGGACGAACCGGCCTCGACATTCGCGGTGGTGAGGGCGGCGCCGAGGCCGGTGGTCACCCCGCAGCCGATGAGCGCCGCGATGTCGAACGGGACGTCGTCGGGGATCGGCACGGCGCAGCCCGCGCCGATCACGATCTCCTCGGCGAAGGTGCCGGTG
Coding sequences within it:
- a CDS encoding zinc ribbon domain-containing protein, coding for MNAAPADQIRLLDVQALDVRLSQLAHKRRTLPEHAEIESLNADLTQLRDLLVAAQTEESDTAREQTKAEQDVDQVRQRAARDQKRLDSGTVTSPKDLENLQHEIASLAKRQGDLEDIVLEVMERRESVQERVAELTGRVESVQAKADDATARRDAAAEEIDAETATVTKEREVIAGTIPDDLLKLYDKLRAQQGGVGAARLYQRRCEGCRLELNITEVNEVRAAAPDAVVRCENCRRILVRTPESGL
- a CDS encoding 3-oxoacyl-ACP reductase; this encodes MSPVLQGRTAIVTGAGRGLGRAEALELARLGAHVVVNDHGVPGRDGSGAASPAPAEQVAAEIRAAGGSALAHAGDVADFAQARALVELAVDTYGALDILVNNAGILRDRMVFSMSEEEWDSVIRVHLKGHFNTTRFAAAHWRQRAKAAGGPVHGRIVNTASEAFLAGSPGQPNYAAAKGGIVGLTTSTAAALARYGVTANAICPRARTRMTEDVFAAVPTGRAGDPGEAAGPDPLAPEHVAPLVGYLASPAAAKVSGQLFVVHGGMVAVLERPKVAAKFDTAKDVFTVAELDELLTPYYDARPPGESFAAVDVLGLARG
- a CDS encoding Zn-dependent alcohol dehydrogenase, with protein sequence MRAAVLHETGQDKLEVLDDVEPTGFGPGKVRLRVRATGLCHSDVSAMNGVLPQPVPFVPGHEGAGEIVDVGDGVTGLSPGDRVLVCWLPACGGCPACRRGQTHLCLTGFMNAGTPNFKRSGGEARSRDVFGFAGTGTFAEEIVIGAGCAVPIPDDVPFDIAALIGCGVTTGLGAALTTANVEAGSSVAVIGCGGVGISTIQGARAAGAAQIVAVDPVESRREAALRFGATEAVAPDALADARNRVTAGEGFDYVFEVVGTSATARTAYDATRRGGTLCVVGAGALDDFLRISMFELFFDEKRILPSLYGGGNVLRSYERAIALWRAGRIDLRGLITHRVRLGEVNDAIDQMRTGAALRTCIEI